The following coding sequences lie in one Pristis pectinata isolate sPriPec2 chromosome 20, sPriPec2.1.pri, whole genome shotgun sequence genomic window:
- the c20h6orf89 gene encoding bombesin receptor-activated protein C6orf89 homolog — MGAGPSEPCIYEKLADSVEVLRQSGERYGMSERDIERFVAQILETNEPQREARRYPRLVAAAKIVVALGLLIIAACSFISLYGRSHYQSKATEDQNWKNPIIGHVRLLHLPIAKKYNLEAFHEWGHLGCEQLIPNCTECASLSTVGTVSDVKHISKYNHRIIQPIVIKTGSATSLSYGDLKHLYTEYREAMDVYLEDGGDLEDTVNKNSLFPEEESNLVIHWRKQRINGMHILRAIFPNSSMLPFENKVSLKKCLITPSRGSPFQLLSHQLQIENSWLIVGRGNLKLQIKASEKCAQQCGSFLVRLGEGDIVFANSNYWQMTISPTGEQTVIICVGSI, encoded by the exons ATGGGCGCCGGCCCGAGTGAGCCATGTATCTACGAGAAGCTGGCGGACAGCGTGGAGGTGCTGCGGCAGTCCGGCGAGCGCTATGGCATGTCCGAGCGCGACATCGAGAGGTTCGTGGCCCAGATCCTGGAGACCAATGAGCCGCAGAGGGAAGCCCGCAGATACCCTCGGTTGGTGGCGGCGGCGAAG ATTGTGGTTGCCCTGGGGCTCCTTATAATAGCAGCCTGTTCCTTTATCAGTCTGTATGGCAGATCGCATTACCAAAGTAAAGCTACAGAAGATCAGAATTGGAAGAATCCAATAATTGGTCATGTCCGTCTTTTACACCTACCTATTGCGAAGAAGTACAATCTGGAAG CTTTTCATGAATGGGGTCATTTAGGATGTGAGCAGCTGATACCCAACTGTACTGAATGTGCTTCCCTAAGTACTGTTGGAACTGTGAGTGATGTGAAACATATTTCCAAGTATAATCATCGAATAATACAACCAATTGTAATCAAG ACTGGATCAGCTACATCATTGTCATATGGGGATTTGAAGCACTTATATACAGAATATAGGGAAGCCATGGACGTATATCTGGAAGATGGAGGGGATCTTGAAGATACAGTCAATAAAAACAGCCTATTTCCAGAAGAAGAATCCAACCTAGTTATTCACTG GAGAAAACAGCGTATAAATGGAATGCATATTCTACGAGCAATTTTTCCAAATTCAAGCATGTTGCCCTTTGAGAATAAAGTGTCCTTGAAGAAATGTTTAATAACACCTAGCCGTGGTTCTCCATTCCAACTCCTG tccCACCAGCTCCAGATAGAGAACAGCTGGCTGATTGTAGGGAGAGGTAATCTGAAACTTCAGATCAAAGCCTCTGAAAAATGTGCACAACAGTGTGGTTCCTTTTTAGTCCGGCTGGGTGAAGGTGATATTG TTTTTGCCAATTCAAATTATTGGCAGATGACCATTTCACCAACTGGAGAGCAAACTGTCATTATTTGTGTTGGATCCATCTAA